The following coding sequences are from one Pusillimonas sp. DMV24BSW_D window:
- a CDS encoding ferritin-like domain-containing protein: MLYPELFKSMEAVRWNMATDIPWDDFDGSKLSDEQAYTIKMNAITEWAALPATEMFLRDNRDDSDFSAFMSIWFFEEQKHSLVLIEYLRRFRPDLMPTEEELHKVRFEFDPAPAMETLMLHFCGEIRLNHWYRCASDWHTEPVIKAIYQTIAHDEARHAGAYLRYMKRALNQKGQELGDQARMAFSKIGVLMASAHRTPQALHPTNLHVNKALYPEDTVQSKLPSPGWLEQWLDNQIRFDKDWEGKVSARILHNLSLLMNSSFKTVQDLNRYRKELIRGTAVVA, encoded by the coding sequence ATGCTTTACCCTGAACTATTCAAATCAATGGAGGCGGTACGCTGGAATATGGCCACCGATATTCCGTGGGATGATTTTGACGGAAGCAAACTCTCCGACGAGCAGGCGTACACAATCAAGATGAACGCCATTACCGAGTGGGCGGCACTGCCCGCTACGGAAATGTTTTTGCGCGACAACCGTGATGACAGCGATTTCTCGGCGTTTATGTCGATCTGGTTTTTTGAAGAGCAAAAGCATTCGCTTGTCCTGATCGAGTATTTGCGCCGGTTCCGTCCCGACCTCATGCCCACCGAAGAAGAATTGCACAAGGTGCGCTTCGAGTTTGACCCTGCGCCGGCAATGGAAACGCTTATGCTGCATTTTTGTGGCGAAATTCGTTTGAATCATTGGTATCGGTGCGCTTCAGATTGGCATACCGAGCCGGTTATCAAGGCTATTTATCAGACCATCGCTCACGACGAAGCCCGTCATGCCGGTGCCTATTTGCGTTATATGAAAAGGGCGTTGAATCAGAAGGGGCAGGAGTTGGGCGATCAGGCGCGCATGGCGTTTTCCAAAATCGGCGTGCTAATGGCGTCCGCTCACCGTACTCCGCAAGCTTTGCATCCTACAAATTTACACGTTAACAAAGCGCTTTATCCTGAAGATACGGTGCAGTCGAAACTTCCTTCCCCCGGTTGGCTGGAGCAATGGCTCGATAACCAGATCCGGTTCGACAAAGACTGGGAAGGCAAAGTCAGCGCCCGCATTTTGCATAATTTGTCTTTATTAATGAACTCATCTTTCAAAACGGTTCAAGACCTCAATCGTTATCGCAAAGAGCTCATTCGCGGCACCGCAGTGGTGGCTTAA
- a CDS encoding ubiquinone biosynthesis accessory factor UbiJ: MLPIPDFLAPARVFAKILNGLLGREQWAAERLARHEGKTIRFYIGAQSVCLTVVAGGLVEAASRESQPQVTLTLTSHQLGQVLQAVRQGNTDEVAHFLHVEGDAGLATVVAELARTLRWDPEEDLARFVGDAAAVRVNAGFRSILAAAQRSSGRFAGNMVEYLIEERQVLLGRHTHEAWSAQLSDLQVRLDRLDEKVGALETHVRSNRNGGGR; this comes from the coding sequence ATGCTGCCTATTCCTGATTTTCTGGCGCCGGCCAGGGTTTTCGCCAAAATACTCAATGGCTTGTTGGGGCGTGAGCAATGGGCTGCCGAGCGTTTGGCCCGGCATGAAGGAAAAACGATTCGTTTTTATATTGGCGCGCAGTCGGTATGCTTAACGGTGGTTGCGGGTGGTTTGGTTGAGGCTGCTTCGCGCGAGTCCCAACCGCAAGTTACTTTAACGCTCACCAGTCACCAATTGGGCCAGGTTTTGCAGGCCGTGCGGCAGGGCAACACCGACGAGGTCGCTCATTTTTTGCATGTGGAAGGGGATGCAGGCCTGGCGACGGTTGTGGCCGAGCTGGCGCGCACCCTGCGCTGGGATCCTGAAGAAGATCTTGCGCGTTTTGTGGGTGATGCTGCGGCGGTACGTGTAAACGCCGGCTTCCGTTCTATTCTGGCGGCTGCGCAGCGATCCAGTGGGCGTTTTGCCGGGAATATGGTTGAATACCTTATTGAAGAGCGTCAGGTTCTGCTTGGGCGGCATACACATGAAGCGTGGTCGGCGCAATTAAGCGATTTGCAGGTCCGACTGGATCGTTTGGACGAAAAAGTAGGTGCACTCGAAACGCATGTGCGTTCCAACCGAAATGGGGGCGGAAGATGA
- the phoB gene encoding phosphate regulon transcriptional regulator PhoB has translation MNTTILVVEDEPAIQELIAVNLSFAGHKVLRAFDAEQAQTLIRAELPDLILLDWMLPGASGITLAKQLRSDERTRQVPVIMLTAKGAENDKIEGLEAGADDYITKPFSPKELMARIKAVLRRRAPQLTDDIIQIGTLVLDPSTHRVSGNGTALSIGPTEFRLLHFFMTHTERVFSRSQLLDQVWGDHVFVEERTVDVHIRRLRKALEPSGHENHIETVRGAGYRFAARLPSATP, from the coding sequence ATGAACACCACTATTCTCGTCGTTGAAGATGAACCCGCGATTCAGGAGCTAATCGCTGTAAACCTGTCATTTGCCGGTCACAAGGTACTGCGCGCATTCGATGCGGAACAAGCACAAACGCTCATCCGTGCCGAACTACCCGATTTGATTTTGCTCGATTGGATGCTGCCCGGCGCCTCAGGCATCACTCTGGCAAAACAACTGAGATCCGACGAAAGAACGCGCCAAGTCCCCGTGATTATGCTCACTGCGAAAGGGGCGGAGAACGATAAAATAGAAGGCCTGGAGGCCGGCGCCGACGACTACATCACCAAGCCCTTCTCACCCAAAGAGCTCATGGCGCGCATCAAAGCCGTGTTGCGTCGCCGCGCTCCCCAGCTCACCGATGACATTATCCAAATCGGCACACTGGTTCTCGACCCCTCCACCCACCGGGTCAGCGGAAACGGCACCGCTCTATCGATTGGCCCCACTGAGTTTCGCTTGCTACACTTTTTCATGACGCACACGGAACGCGTTTTTTCCCGTTCACAATTGCTCGATCAGGTATGGGGTGATCACGTCTTTGTCGAAGAGCGCACCGTCGACGTTCATATTCGTCGGCTACGTAAAGCGCTCGAGCCCAGCGGTCACGAAAACCATATTGAAACCGTACGCGGCGCGGGCTATCGATTTGCCGCCCGTTTACCCAGTGCAACGCCTTAA
- a CDS encoding Tim44 domain-containing protein, which translates to MSSRLSRYFAGVLLAFSTFAMVSISFDAEARRFGGGASFGRQSTNVTQQRQAATPSTTTQRSASQNTAASTAAAGGAAARSGMSRFLGPIAGIAAGLGIAALLSHMGLSGAFLEFMSSLILIGLLAFAIMFIVRRLRGAVSGPATQSAGMQRNNQQGSHEVWSTPSAQPEAPSMAPVAATDVPGTLSTADQGSWFIPDDFDTGAFLANAKKQFLEVQRLWDEGNIDGLSEYLTDDMVAEFRPQMQAREGLSQHTEVLLLNAELLGIEALSDGHLASVRYSGMLREEPGAEAVRIEEVWNLYKANGSGWLLAGLQQLSSNKG; encoded by the coding sequence ATGTCTAGTCGCTTGTCTCGCTACTTTGCGGGTGTGCTCCTGGCTTTCAGCACCTTTGCTATGGTGTCTATTTCCTTCGATGCAGAAGCACGTCGATTTGGTGGAGGCGCAAGTTTTGGCCGTCAGTCCACCAATGTTACGCAGCAACGTCAGGCGGCTACTCCGTCCACTACAACACAGCGTAGCGCTTCGCAAAATACCGCGGCGTCTACAGCCGCTGCGGGTGGGGCTGCTGCACGTTCAGGTATGTCACGTTTCTTGGGGCCAATAGCGGGTATCGCAGCGGGCTTGGGTATTGCGGCACTGCTTTCGCACATGGGGTTGTCGGGCGCATTTCTTGAGTTCATGTCCAGCCTGATTCTCATTGGTCTGCTGGCTTTTGCCATCATGTTTATTGTGCGCCGTTTGCGTGGCGCTGTTTCCGGCCCCGCTACGCAAAGTGCGGGCATGCAGCGCAACAACCAGCAAGGGTCTCATGAGGTTTGGAGCACGCCATCGGCACAACCAGAGGCGCCCTCTATGGCGCCTGTTGCAGCAACCGATGTGCCGGGAACGTTGTCAACTGCCGATCAAGGTAGTTGGTTCATTCCTGATGATTTCGATACGGGCGCCTTTCTGGCAAATGCCAAGAAACAGTTCCTGGAAGTCCAGCGCCTGTGGGATGAAGGCAACATCGATGGGTTGTCTGAATATCTTACCGACGATATGGTTGCGGAATTCCGACCCCAGATGCAAGCGCGTGAGGGTCTGTCACAACATACCGAGGTTCTGCTGCTGAATGCGGAGCTGCTGGGTATTGAAGCTCTTTCCGATGGCCATTTGGCCAGCGTACGGTATTCGGGCATGTTGCGTGAAGAACCCGGTGCGGAAGCGGTTCGCATTGAGGAAGTATGGAACCTGTACAAAGCAAACGGCTCGGGCTGGTTGCTGGCGGGGCTTCAGCAACTGTCTTCGAATAAAGGTTAA
- the phoR gene encoding phosphate regulon sensor histidine kinase PhoR → MQKTLISLGAWILLGWAVGEWINPTTGWFVLTAGLLGMILVSGAQLSQIRKWVLHIHTPPPPSVGPWDEILAPIYRQLRKDRLEIEELNRHVAGIMLAAEALPDGAITLNEEMLVTWCNKTATEHTGLNLETDRGFSIFNILRAPEFHEYAQQSKWPEPLLLHLVRNDQNRAILVQLTPYGIGQYLIVTRDVTQLEKLETTRKDFVANVSHELRTPLTVLVGFLETLQSIPAEHIEPEQREHYLTLMIDQAQRMQAIVADLLTLSTLESSPSVSGEPVNMAEIIHTALNQARILSKDQHVFVENIADDLYIQGNASELASAVSNLLTNAVRYTPKDGTITVSWYLTESGRAHYSVQDTGIGVAAQDIPRLTERFYRVDRGRSRATGGTGLGLAITKHVAMRHNAELTINSRLGAGSLFTLAFPPSRLVVPGNQ, encoded by the coding sequence ATGCAGAAAACCCTGATCTCACTCGGCGCCTGGATACTGCTTGGCTGGGCGGTGGGTGAATGGATTAATCCAACAACAGGGTGGTTCGTTTTAACGGCAGGTCTGCTCGGCATGATTCTGGTGAGTGGGGCGCAGCTTTCTCAAATTCGCAAATGGGTTCTTCATATTCATACACCCCCACCCCCGTCGGTCGGTCCGTGGGACGAAATTCTGGCGCCCATCTACCGGCAACTGCGTAAAGACCGTCTGGAAATCGAAGAACTAAACCGACACGTTGCGGGCATTATGCTTGCCGCCGAGGCCTTGCCCGATGGAGCCATTACGTTAAACGAAGAGATGCTGGTAACCTGGTGCAACAAAACCGCTACCGAACACACCGGGCTGAACCTTGAAACTGACCGCGGCTTCAGTATTTTCAACATTTTGCGCGCGCCCGAATTTCATGAGTACGCCCAGCAATCGAAGTGGCCTGAACCCCTGTTGCTTCACTTGGTTCGCAACGACCAAAATCGCGCCATATTAGTTCAGCTCACGCCCTACGGTATTGGCCAGTATCTGATCGTGACGCGTGATGTCACACAACTGGAAAAGCTCGAGACCACTCGCAAAGACTTTGTGGCAAATGTTTCACATGAACTGCGCACCCCCCTAACAGTTTTGGTCGGTTTTCTGGAAACGCTGCAATCCATTCCCGCTGAACACATTGAACCTGAACAGCGCGAACACTACCTGACTTTAATGATCGACCAGGCCCAACGCATGCAAGCCATTGTGGCCGACTTGCTCACATTATCAACGCTGGAGTCATCCCCTTCCGTGTCGGGAGAGCCCGTTAATATGGCCGAAATCATTCACACGGCTTTGAATCAGGCGCGCATCTTATCTAAAGACCAGCACGTATTTGTGGAGAACATCGCGGATGACTTATACATACAAGGTAATGCATCGGAACTTGCCTCGGCGGTAAGCAATTTGCTCACCAATGCAGTTCGCTATACCCCTAAAGACGGCACCATTACGGTAAGTTGGTATTTAACTGAAAGCGGACGCGCACATTACTCGGTACAAGACACGGGCATTGGCGTTGCCGCGCAAGACATACCACGCTTAACCGAACGTTTTTATCGGGTCGATCGCGGCCGCTCGCGCGCTACCGGCGGCACAGGTCTGGGTTTGGCTATTACAAAGCATGTCGCCATGCGTCATAACGCCGAACTTACCATTAATAGCCGACTGGGCGCCGGCAGCTTGTTTACGTTGGCTTTTCCGCCTTCCCGGCTTGTCGTGCCCGGTAACCAATAG
- the ubiE gene encoding bifunctional demethylmenaquinone methyltransferase/2-methoxy-6-polyprenyl-1,4-benzoquinol methylase UbiE: MNRTPSSPPSGRQTHFGYKTVDEAEKAAKVAQVFHSVAQRYDVMNDLMSAGLHRAWKAFTIARANVRPGMKVLDIAGGTGDLAKAFARKVGASGEVWLTDINDSMLRVGRDRLVDKGLITPVAVCDAEKLPFPDAYFDRITVAFGLRNMTHKEIALAEMRRVLKPGGKLLVLEFSRVAKPLAPAYDWYSFNILPWLGKNVAKDEESYRYLAESIRMHPDQETLAQMMRDVGFDRVRYFNLTAGLVALHEGVNLG, from the coding sequence ATGAATCGTACTCCTTCTTCTCCTCCCTCAGGGCGTCAAACGCACTTTGGCTATAAAACAGTCGATGAGGCTGAAAAAGCCGCCAAAGTCGCTCAGGTTTTTCATTCCGTTGCGCAGCGTTACGACGTTATGAATGATCTTATGTCAGCGGGTTTGCATCGAGCCTGGAAAGCTTTCACCATCGCCCGGGCCAATGTCCGTCCCGGCATGAAAGTGCTTGATATCGCAGGGGGAACGGGGGATCTGGCCAAAGCATTCGCGCGCAAGGTTGGGGCCTCGGGTGAGGTTTGGTTAACCGATATCAATGACTCCATGCTGCGCGTAGGTCGTGATCGTCTGGTTGATAAAGGCCTGATTACACCGGTTGCCGTGTGCGACGCTGAAAAGCTGCCGTTTCCCGATGCTTATTTTGATCGCATTACGGTAGCATTTGGTTTGCGCAACATGACACATAAAGAAATTGCGTTGGCGGAAATGCGTCGCGTGCTGAAGCCCGGCGGTAAGTTATTGGTGCTTGAGTTTTCGCGTGTCGCCAAGCCTTTGGCGCCGGCGTACGATTGGTATTCATTTAATATCCTTCCCTGGCTTGGCAAAAATGTTGCCAAAGACGAAGAAAGCTATCGTTATCTGGCCGAATCTATTCGTATGCACCCCGATCAGGAAACCCTGGCGCAAATGATGCGCGATGTCGGGTTCGATCGCGTGCGTTATTTCAATTTAACCGCCGGTCTGGTTGCCTTGCACGAAGGCGTGAATCTGGGCTGA
- the ubiB gene encoding ubiquinone biosynthesis regulatory protein kinase UbiB encodes MMTFFRLVRIILISLRFRLDELVLSSIKHPVAVFMLRIVRFGRPPRTDRGVRLRLALESLGPIFVKFGQVLSTRRDLIPLDIAEELAKLQDRVPPFPSDQAAECVRVALGQSPNELFRQFDKDPVASASIAQVHFAVLHDGRDVAVKVLRPGMLRIIEKDLTLMRALAGLVQKMAPDSRRLKPREVVAEFDKYLHDELDLVREASNCSQLRRNFGPETGRQSLLTVPEVIWEYTTTTVFTMERMRGIPVSQIGRLREAGIDIKDLARTGVEIFFTQVFSDGFFHADMHPGNIYVSDAPETLGRYIALDFGIVGSLSEHDKNYLAQNFLAFFHRDYRRVAQLHIESGWVPSNTREEELEGAVRAVCEPYFDRPLSQISLGQVLLRLFQTSRRFNVEIQPQLVLLQKTLLNVEGMGRELDPDLDLWKTAKPYLENWMRERVGYKGFKQRLDQEAGQWSQMLPQLPRLVYSNLSRPDSLPGLQVEIQRLRKAQEQNNRLVSALVAVLAVAIGVAIWAIAGK; translated from the coding sequence ATGATGACGTTTTTCCGTCTTGTCCGTATTATTTTAATATCCCTGCGGTTCAGGCTCGATGAATTGGTTTTATCCAGCATCAAGCATCCCGTTGCGGTTTTTATGCTTCGCATTGTCCGCTTTGGGCGCCCCCCCCGAACCGATCGAGGCGTGCGTTTGCGCCTGGCGCTTGAGTCGTTGGGTCCGATTTTTGTTAAGTTCGGGCAGGTTCTTTCCACCCGACGCGATTTAATTCCGCTGGATATTGCCGAGGAATTAGCCAAGCTGCAAGATCGTGTCCCGCCATTTCCGTCCGACCAGGCCGCTGAATGTGTTCGCGTGGCGCTAGGGCAGTCGCCCAATGAACTGTTCCGGCAGTTCGACAAAGATCCGGTGGCGTCGGCATCCATTGCCCAGGTGCATTTTGCGGTGTTGCACGATGGCCGAGACGTCGCGGTGAAGGTCTTGCGGCCGGGCATGTTGCGTATCATTGAAAAAGATTTAACGTTAATGCGGGCACTGGCCGGCCTGGTGCAGAAGATGGCGCCGGATAGTCGTCGTCTGAAACCTCGTGAAGTGGTGGCCGAGTTCGACAAATATCTGCATGATGAGTTGGATTTGGTGCGTGAGGCGTCGAATTGCAGCCAGTTGCGTCGTAACTTTGGCCCGGAAACAGGTCGGCAGAGTTTACTGACTGTTCCCGAGGTTATCTGGGAGTACACCACAACCACTGTCTTCACCATGGAGCGAATGCGCGGCATTCCGGTTAGTCAGATTGGGCGGTTGCGCGAAGCTGGTATCGATATAAAGGATTTAGCCCGTACGGGGGTGGAAATATTTTTCACCCAGGTTTTTTCCGACGGTTTTTTTCATGCCGATATGCATCCGGGCAATATTTATGTCTCTGATGCGCCCGAAACGCTGGGGCGTTATATTGCGCTCGACTTTGGCATCGTGGGCTCGTTGTCGGAGCATGATAAAAATTATCTGGCGCAAAATTTCCTGGCTTTTTTCCATCGCGATTACCGCCGCGTTGCCCAGTTGCATATTGAATCTGGGTGGGTGCCGTCAAACACGCGGGAAGAAGAGCTGGAAGGCGCTGTTAGAGCCGTGTGTGAGCCCTACTTTGATCGACCTTTGTCGCAAATTTCCCTGGGCCAGGTGTTGCTTCGTCTATTTCAAACGTCGCGCCGTTTCAATGTTGAGATTCAGCCCCAGTTGGTTTTATTGCAGAAAACCCTGCTGAATGTTGAGGGCATGGGCCGTGAACTTGACCCCGATCTCGATCTTTGGAAAACCGCCAAGCCGTATCTGGAAAACTGGATGCGTGAACGCGTAGGCTATAAAGGTTTTAAGCAGCGTCTCGATCAGGAGGCTGGGCAATGGTCGCAAATGTTGCCGCAACTGCCCCGCTTGGTCTATAGCAATTTGTCGCGACCGGATTCCCTGCCAGGCCTGCAGGTAGAGATTCAGCGCCTCAGGAAAGCACAAGAGCAGAATAACCGGCTGGTTTCCGCCCTTGTTGCGGTATTGGCGGTGGCTATTGGGGTGGCCATTTGGGCCATTGCGGGAAAGTAG
- a CDS encoding DUF3683 domain-containing protein, with the protein MNAPIASQLLANLPSNDAPRLREIPYNYTSFSDREIVSRLLGEEAWSWLTDLRGERKTGRSARMLFEVLGDIWVVKRNPYLQDDLLDNPKRLAMLVEAMTHRLGEIDKRRDAGDPERDNKVVLLLQAARGAVSAFQLEFEQTRALRKKVMKRLAKVTARDNIKFDGLSRVSHVTDATDWRVEYPFVVLTPDTEAEMAPLVRACIELELTIIPRGGGTGYTGGAIPLTWRSVVINTEKLDKLEAVEHMTLPGLEQPVATVLAGAGVVTRRVADAADEAGLVFAVDPTSADASCVGGNVAMNAGGKKAVLWGTALDNLAWWRMVDPQGNWLEVTRVNHNMGKIHDVEDVQFDIKWFDGSRAPGERLLKSETLRIEGRKFRKEGLGKDVTDKFLAGLPGVQKEGCDGLITSARWVLHRMPGETRTVCMEFFGQARDAIPSIVEIKQYLDGEGKLQGALLAGLEHLDERYLRAVGYATKSKRGGFPKMVLIGDIVGDDPNAVAAAASEVVRLANSRHGEGFVAVSAEARKKFWLDRARTAAIARHTNAFKINEDVVIPLNRMGEYTDAIERINIELSTRNKLRLLDQLEQFFGSEALPVGKTEDAEEAEMMRAGVLRERTEAALEVLTETRRRWVWLLENLDMPLSQALSQIPALGLESLVPALRERLDTQPEARVFDVMQDRTIRVSWKAEVRSHMERIFAGSACAAVLAKIQSIHDEVLKGRVFVALHMHAGDGNVHTNIPVNSDNYEMMREANETVARIMKIARSLDGVISGEHGIGLTKYEFLTPEELQPFQDYKRQIDPQGRFNAGKLMPGADLRHAWTPSFNLLGHESLIMQQSEIGAISTAIKDCLRCGKCKPVCATHVPRANLLYSPRNKILATSLLIEAFLYEEQTRRGISLKHWSEFEDVGDHCTVCHKCYNPCPVDIDFGNVSMDMRALLRRMGKKSFNPGTTAAMFFLNAKDPRVIKATRTAMVDIGYKAQRFAADLFSVPARRQTQQPPATIGKAPIKEQVVHFVNKKMPGGLPKQTARKLLDIEDANYVPIIRNPSSTHVDSEAVFYFPGCGSERLFSQVGLATQAMLWHAGVQTVLPPGYLCCGYPQRGNGMYDKADKIITDNRVLFHRVANTLNYLDIKTVVVSCGTCYDQLAGYEFEKIFPGCRLIDIHEYLLEKDIKLEGVTGMRYMYHDPCHSPMKLQDPMKTVKSLVGTDTIKTDRCCGESGTLAVSRPDVSTQVRFRKQEELLKNTGQIRADGYDGNVKMLTSCPSCLQGLSRYEGDTGMEADYIVVEMARHVLGQSWLEDYVKAANAGGIERVLV; encoded by the coding sequence ATGAACGCCCCTATTGCCAGCCAATTGCTTGCGAATTTGCCGTCAAACGACGCACCGCGTCTACGTGAAATTCCATACAACTACACTTCTTTTTCCGATCGCGAGATTGTTTCTCGATTGTTGGGTGAAGAGGCCTGGTCTTGGTTAACCGATCTGCGCGGAGAGCGTAAAACCGGTCGTTCGGCCAGAATGTTGTTCGAAGTGCTGGGTGATATCTGGGTAGTGAAGCGCAACCCGTATTTGCAGGACGACTTGCTCGATAACCCCAAACGCCTTGCGATGCTGGTAGAAGCCATGACGCACCGACTGGGTGAAATTGACAAGCGTCGCGACGCGGGTGACCCCGAACGCGATAACAAAGTTGTGTTATTGCTGCAGGCGGCGCGTGGCGCCGTGAGCGCTTTCCAGCTTGAGTTCGAGCAAACACGGGCATTGCGCAAAAAGGTCATGAAGCGCCTGGCCAAGGTAACCGCGCGCGACAATATCAAGTTCGACGGGCTGTCGCGCGTTTCGCATGTTACCGACGCAACCGACTGGCGTGTTGAGTACCCATTTGTGGTTTTAACACCCGATACCGAGGCCGAGATGGCGCCGCTGGTGCGCGCCTGTATCGAACTGGAACTCACCATTATTCCGCGTGGGGGCGGCACGGGTTATACGGGCGGCGCCATTCCGCTTACCTGGCGCTCGGTGGTGATCAATACCGAAAAACTCGACAAGCTGGAAGCGGTTGAGCATATGACGCTGCCGGGTCTTGAGCAGCCGGTTGCCACTGTGTTGGCCGGGGCAGGTGTGGTAACCCGCCGGGTAGCCGATGCCGCCGATGAGGCCGGCCTGGTGTTTGCTGTTGACCCCACGTCGGCCGATGCCTCGTGTGTGGGCGGTAATGTGGCTATGAATGCGGGGGGCAAGAAGGCCGTGCTTTGGGGTACGGCGCTTGATAACCTTGCATGGTGGCGCATGGTCGACCCGCAAGGCAATTGGCTTGAAGTCACGCGTGTAAACCACAATATGGGCAAAATCCACGATGTCGAAGATGTCCAGTTCGACATCAAATGGTTCGACGGTAGCCGTGCGCCGGGCGAGCGTTTGTTGAAGTCGGAAACGTTGCGCATAGAAGGGCGCAAGTTTCGCAAGGAAGGTTTGGGTAAAGACGTCACCGACAAATTTCTGGCCGGTTTGCCGGGGGTGCAAAAAGAAGGTTGCGATGGTCTTATTACGTCGGCCCGCTGGGTGTTGCACCGTATGCCTGGTGAAACGCGCACGGTGTGCATGGAGTTTTTCGGCCAGGCGCGTGATGCTATTCCGTCAATTGTGGAAATCAAGCAATACCTGGATGGTGAAGGCAAGCTGCAAGGTGCGTTGCTGGCTGGGTTAGAGCATCTGGATGAACGTTATTTGCGTGCGGTGGGTTATGCCACCAAAAGCAAGCGCGGCGGCTTCCCGAAAATGGTGCTTATAGGCGACATTGTGGGCGATGACCCCAACGCCGTCGCAGCCGCTGCCAGTGAGGTTGTGCGGCTGGCCAATTCGCGCCACGGGGAAGGGTTTGTCGCGGTAAGCGCAGAAGCACGTAAGAAGTTCTGGCTCGACCGTGCCCGTACCGCAGCCATTGCGCGCCATACAAACGCATTCAAGATCAACGAAGATGTCGTGATCCCATTGAACCGCATGGGTGAGTACACCGATGCTATTGAGCGAATCAATATCGAGCTTTCCACGCGCAACAAGTTGCGTTTGCTCGACCAGCTTGAGCAGTTTTTTGGCAGCGAAGCTCTGCCTGTGGGTAAGACCGAGGACGCAGAAGAGGCTGAAATGATGCGCGCCGGGGTGTTGCGCGAGCGAACCGAGGCTGCATTGGAGGTGTTAACCGAAACCCGTCGGCGTTGGGTATGGTTGCTTGAAAACCTCGACATGCCTTTGTCGCAAGCGTTGTCGCAAATTCCGGCATTGGGTTTGGAAAGCTTGGTGCCCGCGCTTCGAGAACGCCTGGATACGCAGCCCGAGGCGCGCGTGTTCGACGTGATGCAAGATCGCACCATTCGTGTTTCGTGGAAAGCCGAGGTACGCAGCCACATGGAGCGCATCTTTGCCGGTTCTGCCTGTGCGGCGGTGTTAGCCAAAATTCAGTCGATTCACGATGAGGTATTGAAAGGGCGTGTGTTCGTTGCGTTGCACATGCATGCGGGTGACGGCAACGTGCATACCAATATTCCGGTTAACTCCGACAATTACGAAATGATGCGCGAGGCTAATGAAACGGTGGCGCGCATTATGAAAATTGCCCGCAGTCTGGATGGCGTTATTTCCGGTGAGCACGGCATTGGCCTGACCAAATACGAGTTTCTTACGCCTGAAGAACTACAGCCGTTCCAGGATTACAAACGGCAGATTGACCCGCAGGGCCGGTTTAACGCCGGTAAGCTCATGCCAGGCGCCGATTTGCGCCATGCCTGGACACCTAGCTTCAACCTGTTGGGCCATGAGTCGCTGATTATGCAGCAAAGCGAGATCGGCGCCATTTCCACCGCCATTAAAGATTGTTTGCGTTGCGGTAAGTGCAAACCCGTTTGCGCCACCCATGTGCCGCGCGCCAATTTGTTGTATTCGCCTCGCAACAAAATTCTGGCCACCTCGTTGCTTATCGAGGCCTTCCTTTATGAAGAGCAAACGCGGCGGGGCATTAGCTTGAAGCATTGGTCCGAGTTTGAAGATGTGGGTGACCATTGCACCGTATGCCACAAGTGCTATAACCCGTGCCCGGTTGATATTGATTTCGGCAATGTGTCCATGGATATGCGCGCCTTGTTGCGTCGAATGGGCAAGAAGTCGTTTAATCCCGGCACGACGGCGGCCATGTTCTTCCTGAATGCAAAAGATCCACGCGTGATCAAGGCAACGCGCACGGCCATGGTCGACATCGGCTACAAGGCGCAGCGTTTTGCCGCCGACTTGTTTAGCGTGCCGGCGCGCCGCCAAACGCAGCAACCGCCCGCCACTATTGGTAAAGCCCCCATTAAAGAGCAGGTTGTGCATTTCGTGAACAAGAAAATGCCGGGTGGGCTACCCAAGCAAACCGCACGCAAGCTGCTCGATATTGAAGACGCTAACTACGTGCCTATTATTCGCAACCCCAGCTCAACGCACGTTGATTCGGAAGCCGTGTTTTATTTTCCGGGTTGCGGGTCCGAGCGCCTGTTTTCGCAGGTTGGTTTGGCCACCCAGGCCATGTTGTGGCATGCCGGTGTACAAACCGTTTTGCCGCCGGGTTACTTGTGTTGCGGTTATCCGCAGCGCGGCAATGGCATGTACGACAAGGCCGATAAAATCATCACCGACAACCGTGTGCTGTTTCACCGTGTGGCCAACACATTAAACTACCTCGACATTAAAACGGTCGTTGTGAGTTGTGGTACTTGTTACGACCAACTGGCCGGCTACGAATTTGAAAAGATTTTTCCTGGGTGCCGTTTAATTGATATTCACGAGTACTTGCTTGAAAAAGATATCAAACTCGAAGGCGTGACGGGTATGCGTTATATGTATCACGATCCCTGTCACTCACCCATGAAGCTGCAAGACCCTATGAAGACGGTGAAGTCACTTGTGGGGACTGACACAATCAAAACCGATCGTTGTTGTGGCGAGTCGGGCACGTTGGCCGTATCGCGGCCCGACGTATCAACTCAAGTGCGTTTCCGCAAACAGGAAGAGCTATTGAAAAACACAGGCCAGATTCGTGCCGATGGTTACGATGGCAATGTGAAAATGCTGACTTCCTGTCCTTCGTGTCTGCAGGGTTTGTCGCGCTATGAAGGTGACACCGGTATGGAAGCCGATTACATCGTGGTCGAGATGGCACGTCACGTGTTGGGCCAATCCTGGCTTGAAGACTATGTGAAAGCAGCGAATGCCGGTGGAATAGAGCGGGTGCTGGTATAA